A window of Leptospira fainei serovar Hurstbridge str. BUT 6 contains these coding sequences:
- a CDS encoding oxygenase MpaB family protein, with protein MFDRLRILREIEKLDPEKDAHRIAFLSGSYDFPQDVEISLALAFFRTYAIPSIAKILDETKQFENFGQKRYDDTTLVLGEFLENGLDSENGRRAIRRMNQIHKQYKIKNEDFLYTLTTFIFEPSRWNARFGWRKSSSREKLANFHLWRRIGEMMNIKNLPKTYEQMEDFNLTFESKNFKQTPEGIRLGAATLRIAIGRLPKIPGLSFLVSQALFSLMDTQLRNAMGFPNPNFLIRGVTVAAFKLRAFVLRYFWPPRRKPFFVTKRKNPTYPDGYLIESLGPF; from the coding sequence ATGTTTGATAGATTACGAATTTTACGAGAAATTGAAAAGCTGGATCCCGAAAAAGATGCGCATAGAATCGCATTCCTTTCCGGCAGTTACGATTTCCCGCAGGACGTGGAAATTTCCTTAGCGTTGGCGTTTTTCCGGACATATGCCATTCCTTCTATCGCGAAGATCCTAGATGAAACCAAGCAATTCGAAAATTTCGGCCAAAAGAGATACGATGATACCACTCTTGTCTTAGGGGAATTTCTGGAAAACGGATTAGACAGTGAGAACGGTCGAAGAGCGATTCGACGAATGAATCAAATTCATAAACAATATAAGATTAAGAATGAAGACTTTCTCTATACACTTACTACTTTTATCTTCGAACCTTCTCGCTGGAATGCCAGGTTCGGTTGGAGAAAAAGTTCATCTCGGGAAAAATTAGCTAATTTCCATTTGTGGAGACGAATCGGTGAAATGATGAATATCAAAAATTTACCGAAGACATACGAACAGATGGAAGATTTCAATCTGACTTTCGAATCCAAAAATTTTAAACAAACTCCGGAAGGAATCAGATTGGGAGCGGCAACTTTGCGGATTGCAATAGGGAGATTGCCTAAAATTCCAGGACTTTCCTTTTTAGTCTCTCAGGCTCTTTTTTCCTTAATGGATACTCAATTGAGAAATGCAATGGGATTTCCTAATCCTAATTTTCTTATTAGAGGTGTAACGGTCGCAGCTTTTAAGTTAAGAGCTTTTGTCCTGAGATATTTTTGGCCGCCACGAAGGAAACCGTTCTTCGTTACGAAAAGAAAGAACCCGACATATCCGGACGGATATTTGATTGAAAGCTTAGGTCCCTTCTAA
- a CDS encoding gamma carbonic anhydrase family protein — MSDARGYGMVLEYWGKRPNIHDSVFLAPGSQVVGDVTIGKNSSIWFQTLVRGDVNYIRIGENVNIQDMTVIHVARDVYPVEIGDNVSIGHRATIHGCILKNFSFVGMGATVMDGVELGEYSFVAAGALVTPGKIIPPGVMVMGSPAKIIRDITEKEREIITRTTGNYVKYKTNYMNDPYYSRPSFFKND; from the coding sequence ATGAGCGATGCGCGCGGGTACGGAATGGTTTTGGAATATTGGGGAAAGCGCCCGAATATCCATGATAGCGTTTTTTTGGCTCCCGGTTCTCAGGTAGTCGGAGACGTAACGATCGGAAAAAATTCATCCATTTGGTTCCAAACGCTCGTAAGAGGGGACGTAAATTATATTCGCATAGGAGAGAATGTGAATATCCAAGATATGACGGTCATACATGTCGCGAGAGACGTATATCCCGTCGAAATCGGCGATAATGTTTCCATCGGCCATCGAGCTACAATTCACGGATGTATTTTAAAGAACTTTTCCTTCGTCGGAATGGGGGCAACCGTTATGGACGGAGTCGAGTTGGGCGAATATTCGTTTGTCGCAGCAGGCGCATTGGTCACGCCCGGGAAAATTATTCCGCCTGGCGTGATGGTCATGGGATCTCCGGCTAAGATCATAAGAGATATTACGGAAAAGGAGCGCGAGATCATCACAAGAACAACGGGGAATTACGTGAAATACAAAACGAATTATATGAACGATCCTTATTATTCCCGGCCGAGTTTTTTCAAAAATGACTGA
- the topA gene encoding type I DNA topoisomerase translates to MPQLLLVESPTKVRTLSSYLGSDFQILATFGHLVDLPSDRLGVDISQDFLPEYELLPGKKKVLAQILKAAKSADRILIATDPDREGEFIGSILSDRIGKRALVKRVKFREISKAAVLEAISHPIEIDHRMVESQVTRRILDRLIGYKISPFLWKGIASGLSAGRVQSVALKWICERETEIRTFLPEDSWEVIATVHFSPEKEDFILFRRKNGAFETEQEGIAVLRNLIKQNANLTIIDRSERKGKTLPPAPFTTASLQQEAFRFFKFPASKTLKLAQSLYEGIDLGQGKRQGLITYMRTDSVRISAQARFELKKEAIHSFGAEFVSAEDFSYREKKGKGKTQDAHEAIRPVDPTLTPKDIQDINERSLNKDAKKLYELIWKRSIASQMKPETWIRIRFQAEAGSEAWIGETKRTEFPGYRVVYGDVQEFRPPWKVGEILSPTKWEIQKRTTEPPPRYSEATLVAKMEKEGIGRPSTYANILETLYKRNYAIRDKIGILATNLGEKVNSFLQKAFPDLFRDGFTADMEMKLDQIAEGSVSRSLLLTDFYSKLETVLKNADVKSASSEWKKTSKAVLGYGICPVCGKGQRIRKRSSKKKEYFICSRFPECDYAEYL, encoded by the coding sequence ATGCCTCAACTTTTACTCGTCGAATCTCCCACGAAAGTTCGGACTTTATCCTCCTACTTGGGTAGTGATTTTCAAATTCTAGCGACTTTCGGCCATCTTGTGGATCTACCGTCTGATAGATTAGGCGTCGATATCTCTCAAGATTTTTTACCGGAGTACGAACTCTTACCCGGCAAGAAAAAAGTTTTGGCTCAGATCTTGAAAGCGGCGAAGAGCGCCGATCGGATTTTAATCGCTACCGATCCGGATCGAGAAGGAGAATTTATCGGATCCATCTTGTCTGACAGAATCGGCAAGCGCGCGTTAGTCAAGAGAGTCAAATTCAGGGAGATCAGTAAAGCTGCGGTTTTGGAAGCGATATCGCATCCGATCGAGATCGATCACCGCATGGTGGAATCTCAAGTCACTCGGAGGATACTTGATCGACTGATCGGATACAAAATTAGCCCTTTTTTATGGAAGGGGATCGCCTCCGGGTTGTCAGCGGGAAGGGTTCAGTCCGTCGCTTTGAAATGGATTTGCGAGCGTGAGACTGAGATCAGGACGTTTCTTCCTGAAGACTCCTGGGAAGTAATTGCAACGGTTCATTTTTCGCCGGAGAAGGAAGATTTTATTTTATTTCGCCGGAAGAACGGAGCCTTTGAAACTGAACAAGAAGGCATCGCCGTTCTACGGAATCTCATAAAGCAAAATGCAAATTTAACGATTATTGATCGTTCCGAAAGAAAAGGAAAAACTCTACCGCCTGCACCCTTTACGACGGCAAGTCTTCAACAAGAAGCGTTCCGTTTTTTTAAATTTCCCGCATCTAAAACGTTGAAACTGGCACAATCTCTATACGAAGGGATCGATTTAGGACAAGGAAAGCGTCAAGGTTTAATTACCTATATGAGAACCGATTCGGTTCGAATCTCCGCGCAAGCCCGATTTGAACTCAAAAAGGAGGCAATACATTCCTTCGGCGCGGAATTCGTATCGGCGGAAGACTTTTCTTACAGGGAAAAAAAAGGGAAAGGAAAGACTCAAGACGCTCATGAAGCCATACGTCCCGTCGATCCCACTTTAACTCCTAAAGATATCCAAGATATTAATGAACGATCTTTGAATAAAGACGCAAAGAAATTATATGAATTGATTTGGAAACGATCTATTGCCTCTCAAATGAAACCGGAAACCTGGATTAGAATCCGGTTTCAGGCCGAAGCGGGCTCCGAAGCATGGATTGGAGAAACTAAACGGACTGAATTTCCGGGATACAGAGTCGTTTACGGAGATGTTCAGGAATTCCGACCGCCTTGGAAGGTCGGAGAAATACTATCTCCTACAAAATGGGAGATACAAAAAAGAACTACCGAACCTCCTCCTCGCTATTCCGAAGCGACTTTAGTTGCCAAGATGGAAAAGGAAGGAATTGGCCGACCCTCCACTTACGCGAATATATTAGAAACTCTTTATAAACGAAACTACGCGATTCGGGATAAGATCGGGATTTTAGCGACCAACCTCGGGGAAAAAGTGAATTCGTTCCTGCAAAAAGCGTTTCCGGATTTATTTCGAGACGGGTTTACGGCTGATATGGAGATGAAATTAGATCAAATTGCGGAAGGATCGGTTTCTCGATCTCTTTTACTGACCGATTTTTACTCGAAATTAGAGACGGTTCTGAAGAATGCCGATGTAAAATCCGCCTCCTCGGAATGGAAAAAAACATCCAAGGCCGTTCTCGGCTACGGCATCTGTCCGGTATGCGGGAAAGGACAAAGAATTCGAAAGAGATCCTCCAAAAAAAAGGAATACTTTATTTGTTCGAGGTTTCCTGAATGCGATTATGCGGAATATCTATGA
- the lepB gene encoding signal peptidase I encodes MFTPRKGFGEKEKKFDKKRFAKLLGFSLTIGLLSALLIRSWIFFPFTSNTSEMNPAIPKGKRIYIYRWIQPSSLFLGDIVLAEHPTQAGSVVLGRIVGKPGDTLSMKEKVLFRNSIPETEVSLPYKISHQDGRNPFPSLHSNRDNFSALLVEDRNFFLLCDNRDDCLDSRDFGPIPFEKLIGKVL; translated from the coding sequence ATGTTTACGCCTCGCAAAGGATTCGGAGAAAAGGAAAAGAAGTTCGATAAAAAACGATTCGCAAAGTTGCTCGGATTCTCATTAACGATCGGTCTACTCTCTGCCTTGCTTATCAGATCCTGGATTTTTTTTCCGTTCACTTCGAATACCTCGGAAATGAATCCTGCGATTCCAAAAGGAAAAAGAATCTATATTTATCGTTGGATTCAACCCTCTTCGCTATTTTTAGGGGATATTGTTTTAGCGGAACATCCGACTCAAGCCGGGAGTGTAGTTTTAGGAAGAATCGTGGGTAAGCCGGGTGACACTCTTTCCATGAAGGAAAAAGTTCTATTTAGGAATAGCATACCCGAAACGGAAGTCAGTTTACCCTACAAGATTTCTCATCAAGACGGTAGAAATCCATTTCCATCGCTACATTCGAATCGGGACAATTTTTCGGCTCTCCTCGTCGAGGATCGAAATTTCTTTCTACTTTGCGATAATCGGGACGATTGCCTGGATTCCAGAGATTTCGGCCCAATTCCTTTCGAAAAACTCATCGGTAAAGTATTATAG
- a CDS encoding HDOD domain-containing protein, which yields MLNVSEYADSLSSGKEIDIEYRFISDEDHQQIYLLLLQILGHLDRLFLTEVISTILKELLMNANKANAKRIFFLSEGLNISDTTQYQRGMKRFQEEIIHKWDEQEPVLKGSNFSVRLRAKILNQNLIFLIENDSPLLPQESDRIKARLESASKFNDLSEAFLTMADSQESAGLGIVLIQLLLKNSGIGIDKFKIESDGKITRATLVIPKQIVPLEVTTKLKDRIFTEVEGLPPLPNTLTKIISLCNNADSDMGVIASEIERNPALSADLLKLSNSAGFASRNKVNTIVQAVKVVGLKNVRNLLYVSGVRKIMEGRYTKLQEVWNHSNLTSFLARQVSQRAGLVKLADIAAAGALLHDLGKFVLLALDPNLFRKLSAFQKHRDLNNSTIFEEISIGISHPTLGGMLARKWDFPPDLVNMIEFHHRPFMAYGTIYADLVETVYLANMMSDFVERKVTYYAVDSNILRKFELDDKQKFEETCERLTKAYEIANEEN from the coding sequence ATGTTAAACGTCTCAGAATATGCGGATTCGCTCTCCTCGGGGAAAGAAATTGATATCGAATATAGATTTATTTCAGACGAAGACCACCAGCAGATTTACTTGCTTCTTTTGCAAATTCTCGGACATTTGGACCGCCTTTTTCTTACCGAAGTAATTTCTACGATTCTCAAAGAACTTCTTATGAATGCCAATAAGGCCAATGCAAAGAGAATCTTCTTTTTGTCGGAAGGATTGAATATTTCCGATACAACTCAATACCAACGTGGAATGAAGCGATTTCAGGAGGAAATCATTCACAAATGGGACGAGCAAGAGCCGGTCTTGAAGGGTTCTAATTTTTCTGTCCGTCTGCGCGCTAAAATTCTGAATCAAAATCTGATTTTTCTGATAGAAAATGATTCCCCTCTTCTCCCTCAGGAATCCGACCGAATTAAAGCTAGGCTGGAATCTGCCAGCAAATTCAACGATTTATCGGAAGCGTTTCTTACCATGGCCGATAGTCAGGAAAGCGCCGGGCTCGGAATCGTACTCATCCAACTACTTTTAAAAAATTCCGGAATTGGAATTGATAAGTTCAAAATCGAATCCGACGGAAAAATCACGCGTGCGACTTTAGTAATTCCGAAACAGATCGTTCCGTTGGAAGTAACGACGAAATTGAAAGATCGAATTTTCACGGAAGTCGAAGGCCTTCCTCCTTTACCCAATACGCTTACGAAAATCATCAGCCTATGCAATAACGCCGACTCGGATATGGGAGTGATTGCAAGCGAAATAGAAAGAAATCCCGCGCTCAGCGCCGATCTTCTGAAACTTTCAAACTCCGCAGGGTTTGCTAGCCGAAACAAAGTAAATACGATCGTTCAAGCTGTCAAAGTCGTAGGGCTCAAAAACGTAAGGAATCTTCTCTATGTTTCAGGCGTCCGAAAAATTATGGAAGGTCGTTATACCAAGCTTCAAGAGGTTTGGAATCATTCCAATTTAACCAGCTTTTTAGCTCGACAAGTTTCGCAAAGAGCCGGCCTAGTTAAGCTCGCGGATATAGCCGCTGCAGGAGCCTTGCTGCATGATTTAGGAAAGTTTGTCTTACTTGCCCTTGATCCGAATCTATTCAGAAAACTAAGCGCCTTCCAAAAACATCGAGACTTAAACAATTCCACGATTTTTGAAGAAATCTCGATCGGGATATCTCATCCCACGCTCGGAGGAATGTTAGCTCGAAAATGGGATTTTCCACCGGACCTCGTCAATATGATAGAGTTCCATCACCGCCCTTTCATGGCTTACGGAACGATTTACGCCGACCTAGTGGAAACAGTATATCTTGCAAATATGATGAGCGACTTTGTGGAAAGGAAAGTCACTTATTATGCCGTCGACTCTAATATCCTACGTAAGTTCGAACTGGACGATAAACAGAAGTTCGAAGAGACTTGCGAAAGATTGACTAAGGCTTACGAGATCGCGAATGAAGAAAACTGA
- a CDS encoding ABC transporter ATP-binding protein, giving the protein MKKTEQSLLNLKGIRFFRSGTPILEGIDLRINANEHWVLLGRNGAGKTTLVNLIYGTDWPTAGRIELFGEAFGEVPIQELRNKIGILDSSQQESALQRSLTVFDVLLTGFFHTIGYYRDPDAWEEKEADRILEEHGMGAKRKQLFRTLSSGEKKKVLFLRAMSTSPDFVILDEPCSGLDLTAREEFIDFLDGYKKNRNFTSIYITHRLDEIPPFYEHAALLKSGKILYSGMIGDAFTSERLTNLYDRKVLAENRNGTWVTIADRS; this is encoded by the coding sequence ATGAAGAAAACTGAGCAATCACTCTTAAATCTGAAAGGAATTCGTTTCTTTCGTTCCGGAACGCCGATTTTAGAAGGAATCGATCTAAGAATCAACGCTAATGAACATTGGGTTTTATTAGGTAGAAACGGCGCCGGTAAAACGACTCTTGTAAATTTGATCTATGGAACGGACTGGCCGACAGCCGGACGGATCGAACTATTCGGAGAGGCATTCGGAGAAGTTCCCATTCAAGAATTGAGGAACAAAATCGGCATTTTAGATTCATCCCAACAAGAAAGCGCTCTGCAAAGAAGCTTAACCGTATTCGACGTACTTCTTACCGGTTTCTTCCATACGATCGGATATTATCGAGACCCGGATGCTTGGGAAGAAAAGGAAGCCGATCGTATTTTAGAAGAACATGGAATGGGAGCAAAACGCAAACAACTATTCCGAACTCTTTCATCCGGTGAGAAAAAGAAAGTACTGTTTTTGAGAGCGATGTCGACATCTCCGGATTTCGTCATACTAGACGAGCCTTGCTCGGGATTGGATTTAACGGCGAGAGAAGAGTTCATCGATTTTTTGGACGGTTATAAGAAGAACCGAAATTTCACTTCAATCTATATTACGCATCGGTTGGACGAAATTCCTCCGTTTTACGAGCACGCGGCGCTATTAAAATCCGGCAAAATTTTGTATTCCGGCATGATAGGCGACGCTTTCACCTCGGAAAGATTAACGAATCTCTACGATCGCAAAGTGCTTGCGGAAAATCGAAACGGAACTTGGGTAACCATTGCCGATCGATCTTAA
- the cysK gene encoding cysteine synthase A encodes MKANNILETIGNTPHVKINRLFDSKHTVYAKLERSNPGGSIKDRIALSMIEDAEKSGKLTKNTVIIEPTSGNTGIGLALVAAVKGYRLILVMPESMSVERRRIMAAYGAEFDLTPREKGMPGAIERAKQLVSENQNSWMPQQFENESNIKVHIETTAAEILKDFPNGVDVLITGVGTGGHITGVAKVLKEKFPKTKVYAVEPEASPVISGGKPGPHPIQGIGAGFIPKNLHVDLLDGVIQVSKDEAFAYALRAAREEGIFLGVSSGASLAAVAKKLPDIPEGSTILTFNYDTGERYLSIEGLFPVPLNG; translated from the coding sequence ATGAAAGCAAATAATATCTTAGAGACTATAGGAAATACTCCTCATGTAAAGATCAATCGTCTCTTCGATTCCAAACACACTGTTTACGCTAAACTTGAGCGATCTAACCCCGGTGGTTCTATCAAAGATCGTATTGCTCTTTCTATGATTGAAGATGCGGAAAAAAGCGGAAAATTAACCAAAAATACAGTGATTATCGAACCTACTTCCGGAAACACAGGAATAGGACTGGCGCTGGTTGCGGCCGTGAAAGGTTATCGATTAATTCTCGTTATGCCTGAATCAATGAGTGTCGAGAGACGAAGAATCATGGCAGCCTATGGGGCCGAATTTGATCTTACTCCTCGCGAAAAAGGAATGCCCGGCGCAATAGAGCGTGCGAAGCAGCTTGTATCCGAAAATCAAAATTCTTGGATGCCGCAACAGTTTGAAAACGAATCGAATATTAAAGTTCATATCGAAACGACTGCCGCCGAAATCTTAAAAGATTTTCCGAACGGTGTAGATGTATTGATTACCGGAGTCGGAACAGGCGGTCACATTACCGGTGTTGCAAAAGTCCTCAAAGAGAAATTTCCAAAAACAAAAGTCTATGCGGTAGAACCGGAGGCTTCTCCAGTTATTTCCGGAGGAAAGCCGGGGCCCCACCCGATCCAAGGAATCGGCGCCGGATTTATTCCCAAAAACTTGCATGTGGATCTGTTAGACGGAGTTATCCAAGTATCCAAAGACGAAGCCTTTGCATATGCGTTACGCGCTGCGCGTGAAGAGGGAATCTTCTTGGGTGTTTCTTCCGGCGCTTCGTTAGCCGCAGTCGCTAAAAAACTGCCGGATATTCCCGAAGGATCTACGATTCTAACTTTCAATTATGATACCGGAGAGAGATATCTTTCTATTGAAGGTCTATTCCCCGTTCCTCTTAACGGTTGA